Genomic segment of Myxococcus stipitatus:
GCGGCAAGGTCGTCCGCGTGGGCAACATCGAGGTGACGCCCGGCATCTTCGACGAAATCGAGTTCGACATCGGCAAGCTCACGCTCGCCCAGGCCGGTGAGGACGCGGCGCTCAAGGAGCTCGCGCAGCAGGGTGCGTCCGTCATCATCGATGGCCACATCGACGGACAGCCCTTCAGCTTCGTCTCCAGCGTGCGCGTGGAGCAGGAGCACGAGGCCCGCTTCGAGGTGAAGGAGGGCGAGGAGCCCAACATCACCATCAACATCGACCCGAGCGGCTGGTTCGTCGACGACAAGGGCCAGCGGCTGGACCCGCGCGAGGAGTCCGCGCGCTCCACCATCGAGAACAACCTGCGCCGCTCCATCGACGCCTTCGACGACGACGACCACGACGGCGACGAGGACGACGACCGCGACGACCACGACGACTGAGTTTCCCCTCCCCCCCAACGGCGACGGCCCGCCCTCTCGTGAATCGAGGGGCGGGCCGTGGTCCGTCGCGGGCTTCAGTCGCGCAGGGTCCCCACCGTGCCCACGGTCACCTTGTGTCCGGTGACTCGGAAGTCGCTGTCCGTCAGGGACGTCCGGATGGACACCTTCCCCAGGTCATCGATGAAGGGCGCGCCCGTCCGGAAGGCAGACAGGTTGGCGATGCGCACCTCGCCACCTCCGGGCGGAGTGACCCACACGCTGTAGCGCTTCGCCGACAGGTCCGTGACGAGCCGCACGTGGTACGTCTGTCCATTCACGTACGGGACCTGCACGAGCGCCGCGTAGCCTCCGCCGTTGCGCACGTCGAAGTACCCGTCCACGTTCATCCGCACCGTCATGTTCAGGTCGGCATAGCCCGCCACCGCCGTGCTGCTGTCCGCATAGCCCACCGTCCCGTCCTGCCGGGAAGACAGCGGGGTCACGTCGAACTCGACGGTGCGCACGCCCGTGTTGCCGCACGACAACAGGTGCAGGCTCTCGAAGAAATCCAGCTTCGAGTACCAGGGCAACGGCGGGTCCGGATTGAAGCGCAGCACCGCCTCCAGCAAGTAGTAGTCACCGTAGATGAGGCTGACGTCCACCTCCTGGTTCGCCGGAAGGTGCCCCACGCCATGCAGCAGGAGGCCCGGGCTGTTCGTGCCCTGGGCGAAGTACGCCGGTGACACCAGCGTGTCGAGCGTGCGCAGCGCCGCGTCGCGATAGCGCGTGCGGCGCGCGGCGTCCGTCTCCAGCACGCTCAGCTCCAACAGCGCCGAGGCGACGATGGCCGCCGCCGAGGAGTCCCGCTGCGTCCCCGGCGCATCGAAGTCCCACTTGGGCACCTGGTCCGAGGGCACATGGGCCAGGTACCAGTCCGTCACCTTGCGCGCGGCCTCCAGCATCCGCGCGTCCCCCGTGTACCGGTACAGCATGGTGTAGCCATAGATGAGCCACGCATGGCCGCGCGCCCACGTCGAGTTCGCCGAGTACCCCTGGAACGTCCCCTTGGAGCGGATGGCCCCCGTCGCGGCGTTGTAGTCCACGTAGTGGAACGAGCTGCCATCCGCCCGCACCGCGTCCCGAAGCGTGACGAGCGCGTGGTTGATGGCCATGGTCCGCAGCTCCGCGCGGCCCCCGTTCGCCGCCGCCCACAGCAGGAGCTCCAGGTTCATCATCGTGTCCGTGACGAGCGGCACGTCCCACGCCGAGTTCCAATCACAGCAGTCGATGATGCCGACGCGGGTGTTGTAGCGCGCCGCGAGCGACTCGGCCGACACGAGCAGCACGTCCCGGTAGTACGCATCTCCCGTGAAGCGGTACGCCGCGCCGAAGCTCAAGAACATCTTGAAGCCCAGGTCATGCGTCTGACGGTTCGTCTTCTGGACCTCCAGGGGCCGCGTCCACCGGTCCGCCTTGCTGGACCATGAAGGCTCCAGCCCCGCCTGGTACAGCATCCACATGCTCCCGGGGAAGAAGCCCTGGGTCCACGCCGTCGGAGCGGTGTTGCGCACCGTCGTCCAGGTCCCGTTGGCCTGGGATGCCTTCGGAGACCAGGTCGCGTCCGGCATGGCCGTCGCCGTCTTGCGAAGCTGGCTGCGGGCGAAGCTCACCACCCGGGACACATCCCCATCGCTGAACGCGTGGGCCGTGCCGCCCACCAACAGCACCGCCAACCCCAGTGCGCCCATGGACTTCAGCATCAGGTCCCTCCTTGGCTCGGCGCCAAGGTGCCAACGCACGCAGGCGCTGACCAGGGGACTCCAGGTCTAGGTCCAGAGGGAGACGCGGGTGTTGCTACCGCCCCGGAGCCAGCACGCGGGACCACAGGGTCAGCAGGTCTCTCACCACGGGCCCCTCGGGGACCTCCGCCACGGGCGGCACGTCCACCCGCACCCCCTTCGAGGCCAGGCGGTTGAAGGGATTCTCCGGGTCCGCGTTCTTCAGCGGCACCGACGGGTCCGCCGGACGGAAGCCGAACGCCAGCGCTCGCTCCTGCACCGGACGGCTGCGCAGGTAGCTCAGCCACGCGCGCGCCGCGGCCTTCTGCGCGGGCGTCACCCAGCTCGCCTGGAGCACCGCCGCGGGGTGGTCGCTCCACAGCGTGAGCGCCGGGTAGTACACCCGCAAGTCGCCCCACCGGCCCTGCGCGTGGGACAGGTGGGAGATGGCCAGGTTCTCGTACACCACCGCGATGTCGTAGCGGGACGGACCGAAGCGGACCATGTCCGTCATGAAGGCGCCGGAGGAGGACTCGAAGCGCGTGACGCCCCGCTCCAGCGACTTCATCCACTCCTGATAGCGAGCGTCCAGCAGGTCCTCCACCGTGAGCCCGCCGCGCTTGCCGTAGTACTCCAGCGTCGCGAGCAGCAGCGCCTGGAGCCCGGAGTTCGAGCGCGTGGGGTCCGTGTGGCCCAGCTTCACGAAGCCCCACTCCGGCTTGCCGCCGATGGCCGGCCAGCCCTGGGGACTCGTCACCACCTTCTGGAGCACCTTCCAGGACACCGCGCCGCCACCGCTGGCCTTGCGCAGCACCTCCGCCCGGTCCTCCCACACCGCGAAGACCAGGGGCGTAATCACCAGCGGGCGAGGAGCATCCTCCCCCTCGTCGGCGAACAGCGGGCCATGCGAGGTGTCCGTGGCCCAGTCCGAGGCCAGCATGCGCAGCACCGCGCTGTCCGCGGGGCTCCACACCGTGGGCTGCTCCCGGCCATCCAGGATGGCCTGCGCCGCGTCCAGCGAGCCCTTGCCCACCAGCGACAGCCGGATGTGCGGGTGCTCGCGCTGGAAGTCCTTCGCCGCGGCCTCCACCCAGTCCTTCTTCTCCGTGCTGTAGAGGAAGGAGATGTCCACCCGTTCCCCGGGCCTCGGGGGCGTCGGCTGCGAGGGCGTGCCCGCTTCATGACCTCCCGGCGAGCGGGGCGCTCGATGAGCGGAGAGGTAGAGGACGCCTCCGAACGCGGCGAGGAGTCCGACCACGATGAGTAGCCTGGGTGTCATGTTGCGGCGTGGGCCCCTCTCGACATGGGCTGGCTCAGGCCCCCAGACGCGCGAGGCGGCCGGCCAGCTGCGTGTCGCTTCCCGCGTTGACGCCCTTCACCCAGTCCGCCAGGGAGCCGCCCGACTCGGCCAGCTTCTCCTCGACGTGCGGGCGCAGCACATCCCAGCGCTTCGCCCAGCCCTCCTCCGACGCGCTGCCCTTCATCCCGGGGCGCTCCGCGAGCAGCAGGCTCAGCCGGAGCGAGAGCTCCGGGACACCGAGCGACTCGACGCCGCTCACCGCGGACAGCGGCCCCGGCGCGTACGCCTTGCGCCACAGCGCCACCGCGCGCGAGTAGGCCGCGACGTCCAGCTCGCTCAGCAGCCCCAGGGCGTGGCGCAGCGGCAGCCGGCCTTCCTTGGGGGAGACGACGACACGTGCCATCAGCGCATCGAAGGTGCCGGACAGCTCCGCGTGCGCGGCCGGGTCCACCCCGCCCAGGGCCCTGAGGGCCCGGCGTGCGTTGCGGGCGCGCGAGGTGACCTCCCAGCTTCGCCAGCCCAGGCGGGCGCGCAGGCCCGCGAGCGCGTCCGCGGCGGCCTTGAGCGACTCCGGCGTCGGCGTGGCGGCGGGGACGCGGCCGGGCAGCCGCGGCTTCGGCGGCGCGACAGGCGCGGCGGCGACGGGCGCGGGCGCGGCGGCACCGTCCGTCACCTCGCGGTAGCCCTCGCGCACCTTCTCCGCGACCTTCTTCTCGTACTCGCGCTGGGCCGCCGCGGCATCCGGGAACCCCTTCTCCTTGCGCTGCCCCGCGGTCCCAATCCGGCCGAAGGTGACGATGAAGACGTTGCCCTGGACCTCGGGCTGCCAGAACTTGGAGCTTGTTCCCTCGACGAACTCAAATCTACGCATGGCCCAGCCTCCTCGCGCGTCGGCCGACTCCCAGGCTATCGCACACGCCCCACGCGCGCCTCATGCGGCGCGTGTCGAGCGCTCCTGGAACGCGGCTTCCATCTCCTTCAACCCCAGGGCGCGCGGCATCCGCGCCTCGTAGCCCAGCTCGTCCCGGGCCTTGGCGTCGCTCACCGTCACCTCCCGTCCAATCAGCAGCACCTCCGTGCGGCTGAGGGGGGGACGGCCCGGCAGCCCCAACGTGCCCCACAGCAGGTCCGACACCATGGACACCACGGCCGCCAGTCCGTAGGGGATGGAGCTGCTCCCCGGCTCCACGCCCTGCGTCTTGAGCATCGCGGTGATGAAGTCCCGGAACACCACCGGCTCGCCGTCGGTGAGGAAGTACGTCTGACCGCCCCGGCCCTTGTCCGCCGCCAGGAGCGCGCCCTCCACGCAGTTGACCACGTGGCAGGTGGACGTGAGGTAGCGGCCCTGGTCGATCCACTTGAAGCGCTTGGAGCGCACCGCGTCCACGAGCTGCGGCAGCACCGACGTGTCGCCCTGCCCCCAGATGAGCCGGGGACGCACGACGACGGTGGTGAAGTCCGCGGAGTTCACGCTGAGCACCCGGCGCTCCGCCTCGCCCTTCGTGGAGGAGTAGTCGCCGATGGGCCGCTCCGGGAGCGGCCACGTCTCATCCACCTTCACCAGGGGCGTGCCGTCCGCCAGCACCGCCTCCGTGCCGATGTGCACCAGCCGCTTCACGCCCGCGGCGCGCGCGGCCTCCAGCACCCGCTCCGTGCCTCGGACGTTGGCCTCGTAGTACTCGGAGCGCGGCGCCCACGACTTCACCAGCGCGGCGGAGTGGAAGACGGTGTCGCAGCCCTCCATGCCGGCCTTCAGGCGCTCCACGTCGGACAGGTCCCCCTCGAAGGGCTCCGCGCCCGCCGCCGCCACCGTGGCGACCGCCGCCGGAGAGCGCGCCAGCGCGCGGGCCTGGTCACCTCGAGACTTCAGCGCGGCGAGGAGATACCTGCCCACGAAACCGGAACCGCCGGTGACGAACGCCCGCATGGACTGCTCCTGTCAATGAAGTCCATGGCTCCTACCACCACCGAGCCACGGACGGATAGCCACCCAGGCCTCCTGGGCCAGGCTCCGCGCCGTCGCGGCGGCCCGCCCGAGGGCGCCTCAGAACATGTCCCGCAGGGAGGGCTGAGGCCCGGAGAACAGCGCCACCGCCGCCTCCACCGAGGCGTCATCCGCCTCCACCAGCCCCACCGAGCGCAGCGCGGCGGCCGACTGGAACCCCGTGTAGAGCGACGCGAGCTGACGGACGTGGAGCCGCAGCCGGCCCTCGCCTCCGTGAGTCACCCGCGCCTGGCCGTTCTCGACCTCCAGCACGAACCGGCCCTGGTTCTCCGGGAACAGGTCGTCCGCCACGTCCAGGTGCAGCGAGCCCGACAGGCCTCGCGTCCATCCCCGAGCCTCCAGCGCGGCGACGACGTCCAGCACCCGCACCATCCAGTGCATGTAGACCCGCACGGAATAGGACTGCTCGCGCAGGAGGAGGAGGAACGGGTCGTCCGGGCCGCCGTACCAGACGACTTCGGTGCCCAGGGAGTGGTGGTCGCCCAGGAAGCGCAGGAGTCGCCGCGCCGCCGCGGGCGTGGTGGCCACGATGTCCGACAGGCCCAGCTCCTGCTTCAGGTCCTTGAGCGGACGGCGCGCCAGGTAGACGTAGCCCTCGATGCCGGAGGTGCCCTCGACGACGTAGCCGTGCACCTGCTCGCTGCGCGGGTCTCTCACCCGGCGCCAGGAGAACTCGCCCCGGTCCAACCAGCCCGGCCGGAAGCGCGCCATGTTCGAGTAGCACGCGGTGATGGCGGCCTCGTCGCGCGGCTCGGCGGCGCGCAGGGTCAGGGAGCGTTCGCCCATCTCGAGCGCGGACATCTGGACGCGAATCTCGTAGCGCGCGCCGGCCTGCTCGTATCCGGAGCGGCGGTAGAGCGGCTGGGTCGCGGGGTAGAGCACGGACAGCGGGGCTCCGGACGCGCGAGCCTCCTGGAGGAGCCGCGTCATGAGGCGCGTCGCGGTGCCCTGGCCCCGGTGCACGGGAGAGACGCCAACGGCGCCCACGCCCACCACGGGCACGCTGCGTCCGCCGTACCACTGCCCCATCCGGATGGCGGCCAGGGTCCCCGCGACCTTGTTGCCCTCGCGAAGCAGTCGCAGGTCTCGCGAGTCGACGCGTTGTCTCCATGCGACACAATCCGCGGGCGTCATCGCATAGGCATGCATCAGGATGTCCCACACCGCGGACATCTCCTGCTCATCCCTGGGCGGCCCGAATTCATCCGGCCTCGAGTCCACGTCTCCGTCCCTTCAAGGGTGCCGTCGACGCACCCGGGGCGACATCCTACCGTGGGTCCAAGACCTCCTCACGAAACAGGGCGATTCCGGCTCGCCGGACGGCGCTCGCGTAGACTCCCCACCATGACGACTTCCAAGCGGCCTGGAGCCTGGAGGTACAGGCTGGGACTCGGTGGGTCCTGTGAGTCTTGTGGCGTCAGGCTCCGCAGGCCCCCCATGCTCAGGGCCGGCCAGCGCGTCTGTCCTCGGTGCGCGTTGCTGGGCAAGCCCCAGACGCTCGCGGACTCCGTCGTCCACCTGGGGGTCGAGGTTGGCGCCAGCATCCTCGGCGATTTGTTCAAGGCCATGTTCCTGTGGGCCCTGGCCTTGGTGGGGCTCATCGGCGGCCTGCTGGTGCTGCTCTACCTGGGCGCGACGCGCCTCCAGCTTCCCTGGGGATTGACCATCCTCCTGTTCGCCATTCCCGCGTTGATTGCCTTCCTGCTCCTGCGCCGGTCGAAGTGAACCGTGGCTCACGCTCACTCTGGGTCATCGAGAGCGTCGAGGTGCGTCTGGGCAATCGAGCGGTAGTGGGGCACCACCTCCACGGCGAGCACCTCCTCGAGCGGTTCGCGGGCTCCACGAATGTCGCCAGCGTCCTGACGGTTGGCCGACTCATTGATGGCGCGAGAAAGACGCCGTGACCCGACACGAATGCGCCGGGCAACCTCATCCACCAATGAAGCCGCGCTCGACTCCTGCTGGAGCGCCCGCTCAACTTCCTCTGAGGACATTGCGACCTGCGGAGCAGTGTGACGAAGGAGGGCCCTGACCTCATCGGTGAGCGCGAATGGCTGCCCCTCGGAAAGACGGCGCGCCAGGCTCCTGACCTCGTCCCACTTCAGCTCTTCCGGCATCGGTGCCTCTTATCGTGCGTGGCAGCGATCAAACGGCCATTCATGCTGACCCTCGCAATAGCGAAAACAGGCGTAGCAGTCCCCTGTCCATCTCGGCTTCTTCTGGGTCTTGCATCTGACATACGTGTCGGTGCAGTGCTGTCGCCACCCTTCATCTGGCTCATCGTCTTCGGTCGGGGTGGCGAGGGGTGAAGCAGCCGCCGCGCCAGCTGCGAGGATTGCAGCCGCTTCCGCGGCGGTAAGGCCACATGCAGCTGGATTCCCAGGATGGGCCTGAACACAACATGTCTCGCTGTCAAGACAGGTAGCCCCAGCGGAGGCGCAATGCAGGGAGAGCACGGCGACAAGCACGGCACATCCCGCTGACTTCCGGGCCGTCATCGAATGACCCCAATCGCGTGGCCCCGAGAAGGCCGAAGCGTCGCACTCATGTTGCAAGAGCGGGACGGTATTGCCCCACCCTCTCTCCACCACTCGGCGCCCGTCATCTCTCACGGGCTGACGCGCTTCATCTTCGCGTAGAAGCTCGGCGCCAGGAGGTAGGCGAACGTCGCGTCGCCGAAGCCCAGCAGGTCTCCATCGCGCAGGTGCAGCTCACCACCCGACTCCAGCTCGCGCGCGTTCACGAAGGTGCCGTTGCTCGACTTCAGGTCCACCAGGGTGCAGCCCTTGGACTCCCCCCACCAGCACAGCTTCGCGTGGCGCTTGGAGACCGAGGGCTCGTTCACCACCAGGTCGCAGTCGGGCTGCCGCCCCACCGTGAGCACGTCCTGCCCCGACACAGGAGGGAGCGTCGCCACGGTGAGCGTGTCGAAGTGCAACCACAACGCCACCTGCTGTCGCTCCAGACTGGGGACATCCCGCGCCATCGTCGTGCGCGCGGCGCCCATCTTCATCGCCAGCTGCGCCATCACCGGGCTGGGCGGCTTCTGCACCAGCACGAAGGGCCCCACCTGCTTGCAGAAGAAGGTCTCCGTCAGCCGCGTGCTGAGCGCACGCAGCTCCTGAACGGTCATCATTGCTGAACCCCCACCACACTCGAAGGCGGAGGATTCTGCGGGGCGACCGCACACCCGTCGAGTCTTCTCCCGCTCGAATCCTACGCTTCCGCGTCGGGCTTCGAGCCGTAACGCCCATCCCGGGTCGCGACGATGACGCGATAGGGCACCACCCGCACCAGCTCCGCCACCGTGGTGATGCCCGCGTCCACCTTGAGCAATCCATCCTCGACCAACGTCTTCAACCCCAGCGTCCGGGCATGCCGCCGCAAGCGCACCGTGGGCGCCCCCTGCGCGATGAGGTCTTGCAGGTCCGGCTCCACCACCAGGAGCTCGAAGATGCCCAGGCGCCCCCGGTAACCGGTGTGATGGCACGCGGCACATCCCCGCCCCGTGCGCGTGCGCAGGCCATCCAGCAACCGCCCCATCATCGCCGCCTGCTCCGCCGTGGGCGCCGTGTCCTCCGCGCAGTGCTCGCAGATGCGCCGCACCAGCCGCTGCGTCAGCACCGCCAGTAGCGAGTCCGCCACGTCCACGTCGTCCAACCCCAGACCTCGCAGCCGCGCCACCGAGCCCACCGCGTCCGCAGTGTGCAGCGTGCCGAGCACCACGTGGCCGGTGGCCGCCGCCATCAGCGCCATGTTGCCGGTCTCCTGGTCCCGGACCTCACCCACCAACATGACATTGGGGTCCTGTCGCAACAGGGCGCGCAACAGCATCGGGTACGGCATCTGCGGCGTCACCTGCTTCTGGTTCACCTTGGGGACGTAGTACTCGATGGGGTCCTCGGCGGTGACGATCTTGCGCAGCCCGTCGTTCAGCCGCGCCAGCGCCGAGTACAGCGTCGTCGTCTTCCCGCTGCCCGTGGGGCCGGTGACGAGCACCAGTCCCTCCGGATTGGAGAGGAGCTGGAGGAAGGTAGCCTGCATCTCGGGCGACATGCCCAGCTTCTCCACCGGCACCAGGCCCACGCTCGCATCCAGGATGCGGATGACCACGTCCTCCCCCGCGGGGCTGGGCACCACGCTGACGCGGAAGTCCACCACCTTGCGTCCCTCGGGCCGCTCCACCATCGCGCGCAGGCGGCCATCCTGCGGCCGGCGCCGCTCGGTGATGTCCAGACCCGCCAGCACCTTGATGCGGCTGACCACGCCCGGCACCGAGCGCGGGTCGATGTCCG
This window contains:
- a CDS encoding alpha-12C2-mannosidase, with protein sequence MLKSMGALGLAVLLVGGTAHAFSDGDVSRVVSFARSQLRKTATAMPDATWSPKASQANGTWTTVRNTAPTAWTQGFFPGSMWMLYQAGLEPSWSSKADRWTRPLEVQKTNRQTHDLGFKMFLSFGAAYRFTGDAYYRDVLLVSAESLAARYNTRVGIIDCCDWNSAWDVPLVTDTMMNLELLLWAAANGGRAELRTMAINHALVTLRDAVRADGSSFHYVDYNAATGAIRSKGTFQGYSANSTWARGHAWLIYGYTMLYRYTGDARMLEAARKVTDWYLAHVPSDQVPKWDFDAPGTQRDSSAAAIVASALLELSVLETDAARRTRYRDAALRTLDTLVSPAYFAQGTNSPGLLLHGVGHLPANQEVDVSLIYGDYYLLEAVLRFNPDPPLPWYSKLDFFESLHLLSCGNTGVRTVEFDVTPLSSRQDGTVGYADSSTAVAGYADLNMTVRMNVDGYFDVRNGGGYAALVQVPYVNGQTYHVRLVTDLSAKRYSVWVTPPGGGEVRIANLSAFRTGAPFIDDLGKVSIRTSLTDSDFRVTGHKVTVGTVGTLRD
- a CDS encoding substrate-binding domain-containing protein, with amino-acid sequence MTPRLLIVVGLLAAFGGVLYLSAHRAPRSPGGHEAGTPSQPTPPRPGERVDISFLYSTEKKDWVEAAAKDFQREHPHIRLSLVGKGSLDAAQAILDGREQPTVWSPADSAVLRMLASDWATDTSHGPLFADEGEDAPRPLVITPLVFAVWEDRAEVLRKASGGGAVSWKVLQKVVTSPQGWPAIGGKPEWGFVKLGHTDPTRSNSGLQALLLATLEYYGKRGGLTVEDLLDARYQEWMKSLERGVTRFESSSGAFMTDMVRFGPSRYDIAVVYENLAISHLSHAQGRWGDLRVYYPALTLWSDHPAAVLQASWVTPAQKAAARAWLSYLRSRPVQERALAFGFRPADPSVPLKNADPENPFNRLASKGVRVDVPPVAEVPEGPVVRDLLTLWSRVLAPGR
- a CDS encoding WGR domain-containing protein, encoding MRRFEFVEGTSSKFWQPEVQGNVFIVTFGRIGTAGQRKEKGFPDAAAAQREYEKKVAEKVREGYREVTDGAAAPAPVAAAPVAPPKPRLPGRVPAATPTPESLKAAADALAGLRARLGWRSWEVTSRARNARRALRALGGVDPAAHAELSGTFDALMARVVVSPKEGRLPLRHALGLLSELDVAAYSRAVALWRKAYAPGPLSAVSGVESLGVPELSLRLSLLLAERPGMKGSASEEGWAKRWDVLRPHVEEKLAESGGSLADWVKGVNAGSDTQLAGRLARLGA
- a CDS encoding NAD-dependent epimerase/dehydratase family protein; protein product: MRAFVTGGSGFVGRYLLAALKSRGDQARALARSPAAVATVAAAGAEPFEGDLSDVERLKAGMEGCDTVFHSAALVKSWAPRSEYYEANVRGTERVLEAARAAGVKRLVHIGTEAVLADGTPLVKVDETWPLPERPIGDYSSTKGEAERRVLSVNSADFTTVVVRPRLIWGQGDTSVLPQLVDAVRSKRFKWIDQGRYLTSTCHVVNCVEGALLAADKGRGGQTYFLTDGEPVVFRDFITAMLKTQGVEPGSSSIPYGLAAVVSMVSDLLWGTLGLPGRPPLSRTEVLLIGREVTVSDAKARDELGYEARMPRALGLKEMEAAFQERSTRAA
- a CDS encoding GNAT family N-acetyltransferase, which produces MSAVWDILMHAYAMTPADCVAWRQRVDSRDLRLLREGNKVAGTLAAIRMGQWYGGRSVPVVGVGAVGVSPVHRGQGTATRLMTRLLQEARASGAPLSVLYPATQPLYRRSGYEQAGARYEIRVQMSALEMGERSLTLRAAEPRDEAAITACYSNMARFRPGWLDRGEFSWRRVRDPRSEQVHGYVVEGTSGIEGYVYLARRPLKDLKQELGLSDIVATTPAAARRLLRFLGDHHSLGTEVVWYGGPDDPFLLLLREQSYSVRVYMHWMVRVLDVVAALEARGWTRGLSGSLHLDVADDLFPENQGRFVLEVENGQARVTHGGEGRLRLHVRQLASLYTGFQSAAALRSVGLVEADDASVEAAVALFSGPQPSLRDMF
- a CDS encoding DUSAM domain-containing protein; this translates as MPEELKWDEVRSLARRLSEGQPFALTDEVRALLRHTAPQVAMSSEEVERALQQESSAASLVDEVARRIRVGSRRLSRAINESANRQDAGDIRGAREPLEEVLAVEVVPHYRSIAQTHLDALDDPE
- a CDS encoding FHA domain-containing protein, with protein sequence MMTVQELRALSTRLTETFFCKQVGPFVLVQKPPSPVMAQLAMKMGAARTTMARDVPSLERQQVALWLHFDTLTVATLPPVSGQDVLTVGRQPDCDLVVNEPSVSKRHAKLCWWGESKGCTLVDLKSSNGTFVNARELESGGELHLRDGDLLGFGDATFAYLLAPSFYAKMKRVSP
- a CDS encoding GspE/PulE family protein; protein product: MSDMSANAPVFTELAQFTLDRASLRLLPESFCRRNQVAVLGTVDPEAPDTPVTVGMTQPDNTQVRELMVEFLRRPLLPVRLNPYEIETALEVGFGAGPRVTWDVLLKSGMKLSTQPKPVELVEHVLLSAVEMKASDIHIESYFDDVDLRYRVDGMLHQSYTDIDPRSVPGVVSRIKVLAGLDITERRRPQDGRLRAMVERPEGRKVVDFRVSVVPSPAGEDVVIRILDASVGLVPVEKLGMSPEMQATFLQLLSNPEGLVLVTGPTGSGKTTTLYSALARLNDGLRKIVTAEDPIEYYVPKVNQKQVTPQMPYPMLLRALLRQDPNVMLVGEVRDQETGNMALMAAATGHVVLGTLHTADAVGSVARLRGLGLDDVDVADSLLAVLTQRLVRRICEHCAEDTAPTAEQAAMMGRLLDGLRTRTGRGCAACHHTGYRGRLGIFELLVVEPDLQDLIAQGAPTVRLRRHARTLGLKTLVEDGLLKVDAGITTVAELVRVVPYRVIVATRDGRYGSKPDAEA